Proteins from a genomic interval of Macaca thibetana thibetana isolate TM-01 chromosome 17, ASM2454274v1, whole genome shotgun sequence:
- the LOC126940773 gene encoding protein POLR1D: MEEDQELERKAIEELLKEAKRGKTRAETMGPMGWMKCPLASTNKRFLINTIKNTLPSHKEQDHEQKEGDKEPAKSQAQKEENPKKHRSHPYKHSFRARGSASYSPPRKRSSQDKYEKRSNRR; this comes from the exons GAAAGCAATAGAAGAACTGCTTAAGGAGGCAAAACGTGGGAAAACTAGAGCTGAAACAATGGGACCCATGGGTTG gatGAAGTGTCCTCTTGCCAGTACCAATAAAAGATTTCTAATTAACACAATTAAAAACACATTGCCCTCTCATAAAGAGCAAGACCATGAACAAAAAGAGGGCGATAAGGAACCAGCGAAGAGCCAggcccagaaagaagaaaacccgAAGAAACACAGAAGCCATCCTTACAAGCACAGCTTCCGTGCTCGAGGTTCTGCCAGTTACTCCCCGCCGCGAAAGCGGAGCAGCCAGGACAAGTACGAAAAGCGGTCCAACCGGCGGTGA